The following are encoded in a window of Dysidea avara chromosome 4, odDysAvar1.4, whole genome shotgun sequence genomic DNA:
- the LOC136254584 gene encoding protein B4-like produces MGCGSSKATVVAKSPVTIKENTTTGSSVQPAPCPPTSQQPQGDAVNRTDDNTEIEDRPGSRPESGQSSKQRLAPDTRGASDGESTSALAVSSPQEERSTSEEGIRKPVSFEVAFSSNGEAASKKPPRRLQKLESATMLTAEALEEKQRAADERKKQELEKKTKHLSKKERLRKEIRDAREFEKAQQQYTMIEQRLSSGDLNRAKAHGEIREKQKKREEHAKKVKARRGSVSDSVGMESISSTIEADPLYNAPTESIWDDTATNNKGDDNPGSTTAPADSNDDFFADDQIESGHNCSRHSSTEHVLVM; encoded by the exons ATGGGCTGTGGATCTTCAAAAGCTACCGTAGTTGCGAAGTCTCCGGTGACAATTAAGGAAAACACTACAACGGGAAGCTCTGTACAGCCAGCGCCATGCCCGCCTACAAGCCAGCAGCCCCAAGGCGATGCTGTCAACAGAACGGACGATAACACAGAAATTGAAGACAGGCCTGGCAGCCGTCCGGAATCAGGGCAAAGCTCAAAACAAAGACTAGCACCGGATACTAGAGGCGCTTCAGATGGGGAGAGTACAAGCGCCTTGGCGGTTTCTTCTCCTCAAGAAGAACGGTCAACTAGCGAGGAAGGTATCCGTAAACCAGTTAGTTTTGAAGTCGCCTTCTCGTCTAATGGAGAAGCCGCTAGTAAGAAGCCTCCAAGAAGACTACAA AAGCTGGAGTCAGCTACCATGCTAACAGCTGAGGCACTGGAGGAGAAGCAGAGAGCAGCAGACGAGAGGAAGAAACAA gaGCTGGAGAAGAAAACTAAACATCTTAGTAAGAAGGAGAGGTTGAGGAAAGAAATCCGTGATGCTAGAGAGTTTGAGAAAGCGCAACAACAATACACAAtg ATTGAACAAAGGTTGAGCTCTGGTGATCTAAACAGGGCCAAAGCTCATGGGGAGATTCGTGAGAAACAAAAGAAACGCGAAGAACATGCCAAGAAAGTGAAG GCTCGTAGAGGATCAGTATCGGACAGTGTTGGAATGGAGAGCATCTCTAGTACTATAGAGGCTGATCCACTGTACAATGCTCCTACTG AATCAATATGGGATGATACAGCCACCAATAACAAAGGGGATGATAATCCTGGTAGTACTACTGCTCCAGCAGATTCcaatgatgatttctttgctgATGACCAAATTGAAAGTGGACACAATTGCTCCAGACATAGTTCCACAGAGCATGTATTGGTAATGTAA